A genome region from Salvelinus namaycush isolate Seneca unplaced genomic scaffold, SaNama_1.0 Scaffold83, whole genome shotgun sequence includes the following:
- the LOC120042997 gene encoding F-box/LRR-repeat protein 14, with product METHISCLFPEILAMIFSYLDVRDKGRVAQVCAAWRDASYHKSVWRGVEAKLHLRRANPSLFPSLQARGIRRVQILSLRRSLSYVIQGMPNIESLNLSGCYNLTDNGLGHAFVQEIPSLRVLNLSLCKQITDSSLGRIAQYLKNLEVLELGGCSNITNTGLLLIAWGLHRLKSLNLRSCRHVSDVGIGHLAGMTRSAAEGCLNLEYLTLQDCQKLTDLSLKHISKGLAKLKVLNLSFCGGISDAGMIHLSHMTSLWSLNLRSCDNISDTGIMHLAMGTLRLSGLDMSFCDKIGDQSLAYIAQGLYQLKSLSLCSCHISDDGINRMVRQMHELRTLNIGQCVRITDKGLELIADHLTQLTGIDLYGCTKITKRGLERITQLPCLKVLNLGLWQMTESEKVR from the coding sequence ATGGAGACGCACATATCGTGCCTCTTTCCGGAAATTTTAGCCATGATTTTCAGCTACTTGGATGTAAGGGACAAAGGCAGGGTGGCCCAAGTGTGCGCTGCTTGGAGGGACGCTTCTTACCACAAGTCGGTGTGGAGGGGGGTGGAAGCCAAGCTGCATCTGCGGCGGGCCAATCCTTCTCTCTTCCCCAGCCTACAGGCCCGCGGAATCCGGAGGGTACAGATTCTCAGCCTGCGGCGGAGCCTCAGCTACGTGATTCAGGGGATGCCAAACATCGAGAGTCTGAACCTGAGTGGCTGCTATAACTTAACGGATAACGGCCTGGGGCACGCGTTTGTCCAGGAAATCCCTTCCCTTCGGGTTCTAAACCTTAGTCTGTGTAAGCAGATCACGGACTCTAGCCTGGGTCGGATCGCCCAGTATCTGAAGAACCTGGAGGTTCTGGAACTGGGCGGGTGTAGTAACATCACCAACACTGGGCTGTTGCTCATAGCGTGGGGTTTACACCGGCTCAAGAGCCTCAACCTCCGCAGCTGCCGGCATGTGTCTGACGTGGGCATCGGGCACCTGGCGGGCATGACCCGCAGCGCAGCGGAGGGCTGTCTCAACCTGGAATACCTGACGCTGCAGGACTGTCAGAAACTTACGGATCTGTCCCTCAAGCACATCTCGAAGGGCCTGGCTAAGCTCAAAGTTCTCAACCTGAGTTTCTGTGGCGGGATCTCTGACGCAGGTATGATCCACCTCTCCCACATGACCAGCCTCTGGAGCCTTAACCTGCGCTCGTGCGACAACATCAGTGACACGGGCATCATGCACCTGGCCATGGGCACGCTGCGGCTCTCCGGGCTAGACATGTCCTTCTGTGACAAGATAGGGGACCAGAGTCTGGCTTACATCGCCCAGGGCCTGTACCAGCTCAAATCCCTGTCCCTGTGCTCGTGCCACATTAGTGACGATGGCATCAACAGGATGGTGCGCCAGATGCATGAGCTGAGAACCCTGAACATTGGACAGTGTGTGCGGATTACAGACAAAGGACTGGAGCTCATTGCCGACCACTTGACTCAATTGACGGGGATCGATCTGTATGGATGTACTAAAATCACGAAACGGGGACTGGAAAGGATAACGCAGCTCCCATGCCTTAAAGTTTTGAATCTGGGACTTTGGCAGATGACAGAGAGTGAAAAAGTGAGGTGA